A single Bifidobacterium scardovii JCM 12489 = DSM 13734 DNA region contains:
- a CDS encoding GH25 family lysozyme — MIHNKNKPLPLRLLALVIAFVAAVLIGLMPSSALADSGVDASNWQGCITDTRAGQARRAGASFAFIKATEGAGYTDPQADCSMRGLKTAGVRRGVYHFARPDLGNSPEAEADWFNSQTRGYMHDGVIPVLDWEPGGAYNAWTWWALRWLQRVESAWGVKPLIYMSASVIQSANWSNVAGADYGLWVAGYPRGYAGERLRDPGNVPYSVAPWQFAAAWQYSSTGSVAGIGNAIDVNWFYGDAGTWAKYAGGDSTPGTSANPLPAKPAATPQQGAPTGDTDTLARAVIRGDYGNLPTRRLLLGNRYQEVQDRVDQLLANTTPTGNTNGATTSVTVQPGDTMSAIATRTGLWPLSAWRVPSGDLNRIYPGQVVTYNGSGPASGNNATPSRTVTVRSGDTLTGIAARLGISYTQLTGYRSGNPNLIYPGETLRY, encoded by the coding sequence ATGATCCACAACAAAAACAAGCCGCTCCCGCTGCGCCTGCTCGCGCTCGTGATCGCGTTCGTGGCCGCGGTCCTGATCGGGCTCATGCCCTCGTCGGCGCTGGCGGACAGCGGCGTGGACGCGTCCAACTGGCAGGGCTGCATCACCGACACGCGCGCCGGCCAGGCCAGACGGGCCGGAGCGAGCTTCGCGTTCATCAAGGCGACCGAGGGCGCGGGCTACACGGACCCGCAGGCCGACTGCAGCATGCGGGGCCTCAAGACCGCCGGCGTGCGACGCGGCGTGTACCATTTCGCCCGCCCCGACCTGGGCAATTCGCCGGAGGCCGAGGCCGACTGGTTCAACAGCCAGACCCGCGGATACATGCACGACGGTGTGATCCCGGTCCTGGACTGGGAGCCCGGCGGAGCGTACAACGCGTGGACGTGGTGGGCGTTGCGCTGGTTGCAGCGCGTCGAGAGCGCGTGGGGAGTCAAGCCCCTCATCTACATGTCCGCCAGCGTGATCCAGTCGGCTAATTGGAGCAACGTGGCCGGCGCCGACTACGGCCTGTGGGTCGCGGGTTATCCGCGAGGATACGCGGGCGAACGCCTGCGCGACCCCGGCAACGTGCCCTACAGCGTGGCCCCGTGGCAGTTCGCGGCCGCATGGCAGTACTCGTCCACCGGCAGCGTGGCGGGCATCGGCAACGCGATCGACGTCAACTGGTTCTACGGCGACGCCGGCACCTGGGCCAAATACGCGGGAGGCGACTCCACGCCAGGCACCAGCGCGAACCCGCTGCCCGCGAAACCGGCCGCGACCCCGCAGCAGGGCGCGCCCACCGGGGACACGGACACGCTCGCCCGCGCGGTCATCCGCGGCGACTACGGCAACCTGCCCACCCGCCGCCTCCTGCTCGGCAACCGTTACCAGGAGGTCCAGGACCGCGTCGACCAGCTCCTCGCCAACACCACGCCCACCGGCAACACCAATGGCGCGACGACCAGCGTGACCGTCCAACCGGGCGACACCATGAGCGCCATCGCCACGCGCACCGGCCTATGGCCCCTGTCCGCATGGCGCGTGCCCTCGGGTGATCTCAACAGGATCTATCCAGGTCAGGTCGTCACCTACAACGGCAGTGGCCCCGCCAGCGGCAACAATGCGACGCCGTCCCGCACCGTGACCGTCCGCAGCGGCGACACGCTCACTGGCATCGCCGCACGCCTCGGCATCAGCTACACGCAGCTCACCGGGTACAGGTCCGGCAACCCGAACCTCATCTACCCGGGCGAGACGCTCCGCTACTAG
- a CDS encoding AMP-dependent synthetase/ligase → MLREYSVATIRPTTEKDTIYSLLVDRVSRDPDDLIAQWQDDETRQWHDVTAGQMQERVREIAKGLIGLGVKAGSMVVIYAATCYEWGVVDFACAAIGAVSVPIYETDSAKQAASIVDDVDPVIAFAGDSSHAQTLDRIRDGRDGLKYVFNFKASGLDAVADFGEAVSDEELDRTIARVKADDMATIVYTSGSTGKPKGAMLSHRNFTHTVLNGYEVLNDMLYQPSRLLLFLPLAHCFARYIQYVAIGSHGVVGYIPSAKHLLADLRGFKPTYLLGVPRVFEKVYNAASQKAGAGIQGRVFAKAVDHFVQWSKDEQDGKGHTLVARLEHAFYMKTVGSSIRSALGPNLKYLACGGAPLNVDLAHFFNGFDGITFIQGYGMTETAAPCMVNFQDSNRVGSVGHPGCAEVKLADDDELLIRGASVFLGYYKQPELTAEVLEPDGWLHTGDLARIDDDGFIYITGRKKDIIITAGGKNISPAPMEDTIGTCPIVSHAVVVGDGKPFISALIELDPEMVRSWLSAQGLDPDMPMAEVAQSDAVRAFVQQYVDQANSSVSRAESVRKFVILDEEFSQDKGTLTASMKVVRPKVLERYADVIDNVIYTPKKAARPVPRTVQLLDRTTETVRQASESVTPKVRQAFDTMQDRIKRQQPDASDTASSAANAENAGNTDNTEERDGAAAAARTGTDDNEEK, encoded by the coding sequence ATGTTGCGTGAATATAGTGTGGCCACGATCCGCCCCACCACCGAGAAAGACACCATTTACTCGCTGCTCGTCGACCGCGTCAGCCGGGATCCGGACGATCTGATCGCGCAGTGGCAGGACGACGAGACGCGCCAGTGGCACGACGTGACGGCCGGCCAGATGCAGGAGCGCGTGCGCGAGATAGCGAAGGGGCTGATCGGCCTGGGCGTCAAGGCCGGCAGCATGGTGGTGATCTACGCCGCGACCTGTTACGAATGGGGCGTCGTGGACTTCGCCTGCGCCGCCATCGGCGCGGTCAGCGTGCCGATCTACGAGACCGACTCAGCCAAGCAGGCGGCCAGCATCGTCGACGACGTCGACCCGGTGATCGCGTTCGCGGGGGACTCCTCGCACGCCCAGACCCTCGACCGGATCCGCGACGGGCGCGACGGGCTCAAGTACGTGTTCAACTTCAAGGCCTCGGGACTGGACGCGGTGGCCGACTTCGGCGAGGCCGTCTCCGACGAGGAGCTCGACCGCACCATCGCGCGCGTGAAGGCCGACGACATGGCCACGATCGTCTACACGTCCGGCTCCACCGGCAAGCCCAAGGGCGCGATGCTCTCGCACCGCAACTTCACCCATACCGTGCTCAACGGCTACGAGGTCCTCAACGACATGCTCTACCAGCCGAGCCGCTTGCTGCTGTTCCTGCCGCTGGCCCACTGCTTCGCGCGCTACATCCAGTACGTGGCGATCGGCTCGCACGGCGTGGTCGGCTACATCCCCAGCGCCAAGCACCTGCTCGCCGACCTGCGCGGCTTCAAGCCGACCTACCTGCTCGGCGTGCCCCGCGTGTTCGAAAAGGTGTACAACGCCGCCTCGCAGAAGGCCGGCGCCGGCATCCAGGGCCGCGTCTTCGCCAAGGCCGTCGACCATTTCGTGCAGTGGTCGAAGGACGAGCAGGACGGCAAGGGCCATACGCTGGTCGCGCGCCTCGAGCACGCCTTCTACATGAAGACGGTCGGATCGTCCATCCGCTCCGCGCTCGGGCCGAACCTCAAGTACCTCGCGTGCGGCGGCGCTCCGCTCAACGTCGATCTGGCCCACTTCTTCAACGGATTCGACGGCATCACCTTCATCCAGGGGTACGGCATGACCGAAACCGCGGCGCCGTGCATGGTCAATTTCCAGGACTCCAACCGCGTCGGTTCGGTCGGTCACCCCGGCTGCGCCGAAGTGAAGCTGGCCGACGACGACGAGCTGCTGATCCGCGGGGCCAGCGTGTTCCTCGGCTACTACAAGCAGCCCGAACTGACTGCCGAGGTGCTCGAGCCCGACGGATGGCTGCACACCGGCGACCTGGCCCGGATCGACGACGACGGGTTCATCTACATCACCGGGCGCAAGAAGGACATCATCATCACCGCCGGCGGCAAGAACATCAGCCCGGCCCCGATGGAGGACACGATTGGCACCTGCCCGATCGTGTCGCACGCGGTGGTCGTCGGCGACGGCAAGCCGTTCATCTCGGCGCTGATCGAGCTCGACCCGGAGATGGTCCGCTCGTGGCTGTCGGCGCAGGGGCTCGACCCGGATATGCCGATGGCCGAGGTGGCCCAGTCCGACGCGGTGCGCGCCTTCGTGCAGCAGTACGTCGACCAGGCCAACAGCAGCGTGTCGCGCGCCGAATCGGTGCGCAAGTTCGTCATCCTCGACGAGGAGTTCAGCCAGGACAAGGGCACGCTGACCGCCAGCATGAAAGTCGTGCGCCCGAAGGTGCTCGAGCGCTACGCCGACGTCATCGACAACGTGATCTACACGCCCAAGAAGGCGGCGCGCCCGGTGCCCCGGACCGTGCAGCTGCTCGACCGCACGACCGAGACCGTGCGCCAGGCGTCCGAGAGCGTGACGCCGAAGGTTCGCCAGGCATTTGATACCATGCAGGACAGGATCAAGCGCCAGCAGCCTGACGCGTCCGATACGGCCTCCTCGGCCGCGAACGCCGAGAACGCCGGCAATACCGACAACACCGAGGAACGTGACGGTGCGGCCGCGGCCGCGCGCACCGGCACCGACGACAATGAGGAGAAATAA
- a CDS encoding HK97 family phage prohead protease, producing the protein MSKPADKRMKRTVKASVQPMGVNNGQSLGEGRFTALVSVFGNVDSYGEVVMPGAFKESLERWKASGDHIPVMWAHDWDDPFSHIGMVTDAYETDTGLMVDAQLDMSNPTAVQVFKLLKDRRVREFSYAGDESDFTVVDTLSGPVVQVGRIDLIEVSACLKGANPATVLGATKSDPARSEADTVDEKTPPDDDTGDTGDETREPDEDSGPFATQLTRDELRDLIREAIAETRRQADDDPGTGNESAASEPMSLPELTAWAADMETNLIKEEPMSYKTELKETLIRVKAIADKAKSEHREFTDEENDEIVALQRKADDLNAKIRKSDEAAVAMQKMLGDEEAPTATPGIAAAKTLGDAFVASDAYQAFKNAPIPDGTPVNIKPGKLTVKADPAPINTTLPGAVTPQMQPGYIDLTYPTPNVFLGLITRGATAASYVQYRQLVSMANNAATVAEGGVKPLSTLGTALAEAKVWTAADGVKVTNQELADDGIISTLINTMLQRNLESYLENIILNGKAQTDAGEATGNPNGILNTPGTLSQAFATDIFTTTRKAKTALGKLGVAIQAIVLNPEDNETIDLTKDANGRFFGQGPFAAGPNTLWGIPRIESQAVPVGTAIMGDFSTVQLLNREPRTVTAFNQNEDDARHNLTYVRAEERNLLFIREPKRLNIIKLAK; encoded by the coding sequence ATGAGCAAACCCGCTGACAAACGCATGAAACGAACCGTCAAGGCCAGCGTGCAGCCGATGGGCGTGAACAACGGACAATCCCTCGGCGAAGGCCGGTTCACCGCGCTCGTGTCCGTGTTCGGCAACGTCGACTCCTACGGCGAGGTCGTCATGCCCGGCGCGTTCAAGGAATCCCTGGAACGGTGGAAGGCGAGCGGCGACCACATCCCCGTCATGTGGGCGCACGACTGGGACGACCCGTTCTCCCACATCGGCATGGTCACCGACGCGTACGAGACCGACACGGGCCTCATGGTCGACGCGCAGCTCGACATGAGCAACCCCACCGCCGTGCAGGTCTTCAAACTCCTCAAGGACAGGCGGGTCAGGGAATTCTCCTACGCGGGCGACGAAAGCGACTTCACCGTCGTGGACACGCTATCCGGCCCGGTCGTCCAAGTCGGCAGGATCGACCTGATCGAGGTGAGCGCCTGCCTCAAGGGCGCGAACCCCGCCACCGTGCTCGGCGCCACCAAAAGCGACCCCGCCCGGTCCGAAGCGGACACCGTCGACGAAAAAACACCGCCGGACGACGATACCGGCGACACCGGGGACGAGACCCGCGAACCCGACGAGGATTCCGGACCCTTCGCAACCCAACTGACACGCGACGAACTGCGCGACCTCATCCGCGAGGCCATCGCCGAAACCCGACGGCAGGCCGACGACGATCCCGGAACAGGGAACGAATCGGCGGCATCGGAACCAATGAGTTTGCCCGAACTGACCGCGTGGGCGGCGGACATGGAAACCAACCTTATCAAGGAGGAACCAATGAGCTACAAGACCGAGCTCAAGGAAACGCTGATCCGCGTCAAGGCCATCGCGGACAAGGCGAAGAGCGAACACCGCGAATTCACCGACGAGGAGAACGACGAGATCGTCGCCCTGCAGCGCAAGGCCGACGACCTGAACGCCAAAATCAGGAAGTCCGACGAGGCCGCCGTCGCCATGCAGAAGATGCTCGGCGACGAAGAGGCCCCGACGGCCACGCCGGGTATCGCCGCGGCGAAGACCCTCGGCGACGCGTTCGTCGCCTCCGACGCGTACCAGGCGTTCAAGAACGCGCCCATCCCGGACGGCACGCCGGTCAACATCAAGCCCGGCAAGCTGACGGTCAAGGCCGACCCTGCGCCGATCAACACCACGCTTCCGGGCGCGGTCACCCCGCAGATGCAGCCGGGCTACATCGACCTGACCTATCCCACGCCGAACGTGTTCCTCGGACTGATCACCCGCGGCGCCACGGCCGCCAGCTACGTGCAGTACCGCCAGCTGGTCAGCATGGCCAACAACGCGGCGACCGTCGCCGAAGGCGGCGTCAAGCCGCTGTCCACGCTGGGCACGGCACTGGCCGAGGCGAAGGTGTGGACCGCCGCGGACGGCGTGAAGGTCACCAACCAGGAACTCGCCGACGACGGCATCATCAGCACGCTCATCAACACGATGCTGCAGCGCAACCTCGAATCCTACCTGGAGAACATCATCCTCAACGGCAAGGCGCAGACCGACGCCGGCGAGGCGACCGGCAACCCGAACGGCATCCTGAACACGCCCGGCACGCTCTCCCAGGCGTTCGCCACGGACATCTTCACCACGACCCGCAAGGCCAAGACCGCGCTCGGCAAGCTCGGCGTCGCCATCCAGGCGATCGTCCTGAACCCGGAGGACAACGAGACGATCGACCTGACCAAGGACGCCAACGGACGCTTCTTTGGGCAGGGCCCGTTCGCCGCAGGCCCGAACACCCTGTGGGGCATCCCGCGCATCGAATCGCAGGCGGTCCCGGTCGGCACCGCCATCATGGGCGACTTCAGCACGGTCCAGCTGCTCAACCGCGAGCCGCGCACCGTGACCGCGTTCAACCAGAACGAGGACGACGCGCGCCACAACCTGACCTACGTGCGCGCCGAGGAACGCAACCTGCTGTTCATCCGCGAACCCAAGCGCCTCAACATCATCAAGCTCGCCAAGTAG
- a CDS encoding Ig-like domain-containing protein: MTSVTVTAPNGGAAPTNVQVGKTIGLGAQATWSDEHTSMAEADAWTSKDKGVATVDAKGVVTGVAAGTARINATINGITSPDLSITVSAPAGA, encoded by the coding sequence GTGACGTCGGTGACGGTAACCGCCCCTAACGGCGGAGCCGCGCCGACGAACGTGCAGGTCGGCAAGACCATCGGCCTGGGAGCCCAAGCCACGTGGAGCGACGAGCACACGAGCATGGCCGAGGCCGACGCATGGACCTCCAAGGACAAGGGCGTCGCCACCGTCGACGCCAAAGGCGTCGTGACCGGGGTCGCGGCCGGCACGGCGCGAATCAACGCCACCATCAACGGGATCACCAGCCCCGACCTGTCGATCACCGTCAGCGCGCCGGCCGGCGCGTGA
- the def gene encoding peptide deformylase — protein sequence MAIREIRVVPDPVLRTPCDEIKAITPAVRRLVDDLLETVDDPGRAGLSANQIGVSLRAFSYNIEGRIGYVLNPVIEEKRGEQYGDEGCLSVPGLWYKTRRADYARVRGIDLDGNEVVLEGSGLMGRMLQHECDHLDGHVYLDRLEKEERRAALKYMREHQSK from the coding sequence TTGGCCATCCGTGAAATCCGGGTCGTTCCCGACCCCGTGTTGCGCACCCCCTGCGACGAGATCAAGGCCATCACTCCGGCCGTGCGCCGTCTCGTCGACGATCTGCTGGAAACCGTCGACGACCCGGGGCGCGCCGGGCTGTCCGCCAACCAGATCGGCGTGAGCCTGCGCGCGTTCTCCTACAACATCGAGGGCAGGATCGGCTATGTGCTCAATCCGGTGATCGAGGAGAAGCGCGGCGAGCAGTACGGCGACGAGGGGTGCCTGTCCGTGCCCGGCCTGTGGTACAAGACGCGCCGCGCCGACTATGCGCGCGTGCGCGGCATCGACCTGGACGGCAACGAGGTGGTGCTCGAGGGCAGTGGGCTGATGGGCCGCATGCTGCAGCACGAGTGCGACCATCTCGACGGCCACGTCTACCTCGACCGCCTCGAGAAGGAGGAGCGCCGGGCCGCGCTGAAGTACATGCGCGAGCACCAGTCCAAGTGA
- a CDS encoding phage holin, with protein sequence MAETNPDTPTPNVDAPTGSPAVDVDLTPPAWLIPNRLYDVLKWLAILVFPALAVFARTIGPAWGLPYMDAIATTLAALGVLCGAIIGASAIKAHLTA encoded by the coding sequence ATGGCTGAAACCAATCCCGACACCCCCACGCCAAACGTCGACGCCCCCACGGGGAGCCCGGCAGTCGACGTGGACCTCACGCCGCCCGCATGGCTCATCCCCAACCGGCTCTACGACGTGCTCAAATGGCTCGCCATACTCGTGTTCCCCGCCCTCGCGGTATTCGCCCGCACGATAGGCCCCGCATGGGGCCTGCCCTACATGGACGCGATCGCGACCACGCTCGCCGCACTCGGCGTACTATGCGGCGCCATCATCGGCGCCAGCGCGATCAAAGCGCATTTGACCGCATAG
- a CDS encoding tape measure protein codes for MAGTAAFIDVLPNLNGFGGKLVSGAQSQVANAGTRLGDAMAKSMNAAASKNGTDGIVANLEAAEKKAKNAVKQATKEIGQARDQQRVAAMNLQAAERKLDETVLKNGRNSSQAIKASAQLESARSKARTATSRLSDAENTLREAQNAAKETTTQLKDAQEKAASTETKRVGILERLRNAYGATADAGGELAGKSKLSAGAIGMIGGVASQISGRVIDAFSGIGSQITEASDATDKFKQTLGFAGIGGKDIDKLTKQTQKYADQTVYDLADIQNTTAQLAANGVPNYEKLAEAAGNLNAVAGGNAETYKSVAMMLTQTAGAGKLTTENWNQLADAIPGASGKLQEAMKANGAVTGNFRDAMADGQITADEFNKAIMQLGTQDVAKQAATSTSTIEGAWGNLQASITGVGTQLLNTVKPQITGVMSGIGDVVTNGFAWLQSNGPALIPVIAGIGAGFATWAAGSIIVSVTGWFQGLSAAITAAGGAVKFLTAAVSANPLGLIITGVALAVTALTWFFTYTETGRRAWSSFTGFLAGAWNIVWPALQSGFQWVVSGLQALGTALSWLWTSIISPTLGFIKTAFQLAMTILGTVFFTPFQLALNLLGTVFNWLYTNVFQPVWTAIQSSFNTAWNWINLNVITPFKTALNLLGTVFNWLYANIVVPVWNGIQSAISAVWNWLSTNVIDPFKRGIDNLGKAMQGMKDMAVKAWDSLKDAAAKPVRWIVDVVYTNGIQKVWNGIANAVGLDLKLPDAQFAAGGINPGYAPGHDSILALTSPGEAWMVPEWVRAVGAGNIHRWNRMARSQGAGAVRRDMGMQAYKDGGIVGKAKQAISGIADAIGSFVADPGAFITSRILDPVRSMVASIGSGSWGQLVAQLPVKVASGLIDKAKSMVGKLFTPADTAQGGPVSWQGGAGVEQWRPLVLKALNMLGQPATWADTVLRRMNQESGGNPNAVNNWDSNAAAGIPSQGLMQTIPPTFNAYAGPFTSKGILDPMANIYAGINYSIHRYGSIAGMNRPGGYSTGGIVPTRTALYDKGGWLPQGRTLVENRTGAPELVLNPEQAKTYRQDSRNVEYKPTYIIQGLTWDDVEAKITARNRHDMAPFS; via the coding sequence ATGGCCGGAACAGCCGCATTCATCGACGTGCTGCCGAACCTGAACGGTTTCGGCGGCAAACTCGTATCGGGCGCGCAATCCCAGGTCGCCAACGCCGGTACCCGGCTCGGCGACGCGATGGCGAAAAGCATGAACGCCGCCGCATCGAAAAACGGCACGGACGGCATCGTCGCCAACCTCGAAGCAGCCGAGAAAAAAGCCAAGAACGCCGTCAAACAAGCCACCAAGGAAATCGGACAGGCCCGAGACCAGCAGCGCGTAGCCGCGATGAACCTGCAGGCCGCCGAACGCAAACTCGACGAAACCGTCCTGAAGAACGGGCGCAACAGCTCGCAGGCCATCAAGGCGTCGGCCCAACTCGAATCCGCCCGATCCAAGGCCCGCACCGCGACCAGCCGCCTCTCCGACGCGGAAAACACGCTGCGCGAAGCGCAGAACGCCGCCAAGGAAACCACCACACAGCTCAAGGACGCGCAGGAAAAAGCCGCGTCCACGGAAACCAAACGCGTCGGCATATTGGAGCGACTGCGCAACGCCTACGGGGCGACCGCGGACGCAGGCGGCGAACTAGCCGGCAAATCCAAGCTCTCAGCCGGCGCCATAGGCATGATCGGCGGCGTCGCCTCCCAGATATCCGGACGTGTCATCGACGCTTTCAGCGGCATCGGAAGCCAGATCACGGAAGCCTCCGACGCAACCGACAAATTCAAGCAAACCCTGGGCTTCGCCGGAATCGGCGGCAAGGACATCGACAAGCTCACCAAGCAGACGCAGAAATACGCGGACCAGACAGTCTATGACCTTGCCGATATTCAGAACACTACAGCCCAGCTGGCCGCAAACGGCGTTCCCAACTACGAGAAACTGGCCGAGGCGGCGGGCAATCTGAACGCGGTCGCGGGAGGCAACGCCGAAACCTACAAGTCCGTGGCGATGATGCTCACCCAGACGGCCGGCGCGGGAAAACTGACCACGGAGAACTGGAACCAGCTCGCCGACGCCATCCCAGGCGCGTCCGGAAAACTCCAGGAAGCCATGAAAGCCAACGGCGCGGTCACCGGAAACTTTCGCGACGCCATGGCCGACGGGCAGATCACAGCCGATGAGTTCAACAAAGCCATCATGCAGCTCGGCACGCAGGACGTAGCCAAGCAGGCAGCCACCAGCACCAGTACCATCGAGGGCGCATGGGGCAACCTGCAAGCCAGCATCACCGGCGTGGGGACCCAACTGCTCAACACCGTCAAACCGCAGATCACCGGTGTCATGAGCGGCATCGGCGACGTCGTCACCAATGGTTTCGCGTGGCTGCAATCCAATGGTCCGGCACTCATACCGGTGATCGCTGGGATCGGCGCGGGATTCGCGACATGGGCCGCAGGAAGCATCATCGTCTCAGTCACGGGTTGGTTCCAAGGCCTGTCCGCCGCGATAACCGCAGCGGGAGGAGCGGTCAAATTCCTCACCGCGGCGGTATCGGCAAATCCGCTGGGACTGATCATCACCGGCGTGGCTCTTGCCGTAACCGCGCTGACATGGTTTTTCACGTACACCGAAACCGGGCGCCGAGCGTGGTCGTCGTTCACCGGGTTCCTTGCTGGCGCGTGGAATATCGTATGGCCGGCGTTGCAGTCCGGCTTCCAGTGGGTGGTATCCGGCCTGCAAGCACTCGGCACGGCATTGTCCTGGCTGTGGACAAGCATCATCAGCCCGACACTCGGATTCATCAAAACAGCGTTCCAACTGGCGATGACGATACTGGGAACCGTGTTCTTCACTCCATTCCAGCTCGCGTTGAACCTGCTTGGCACCGTATTCAACTGGCTGTACACGAACGTTTTCCAACCGGTGTGGACGGCGATCCAAAGTTCGTTCAACACCGCGTGGAACTGGATCAATCTGAACGTGATCACCCCGTTCAAAACGGCGTTGAATCTGCTCGGCACCGTATTCAATTGGTTGTACGCGAACATAGTGGTCCCTGTATGGAACGGCATCCAATCCGCAATAAGCGCAGTATGGAACTGGCTGAGCACGAACGTCATAGACCCCTTCAAAAGGGGCATAGACAATCTCGGCAAAGCCATGCAAGGCATGAAGGACATGGCGGTCAAGGCATGGGACTCCCTGAAGGACGCGGCCGCGAAACCCGTGCGCTGGATCGTGGACGTCGTCTATACGAACGGCATCCAAAAGGTGTGGAACGGCATCGCCAACGCGGTCGGCCTCGACCTCAAGCTACCGGACGCACAGTTCGCGGCCGGCGGCATCAACCCCGGCTACGCGCCCGGCCATGACAGCATCCTCGCGCTCACCTCGCCCGGCGAGGCGTGGATGGTCCCCGAATGGGTCAGGGCCGTGGGCGCGGGCAACATCCACCGGTGGAACCGCATGGCACGCAGTCAGGGCGCCGGGGCGGTACGCCGCGACATGGGCATGCAGGCCTACAAGGACGGCGGCATCGTCGGCAAGGCCAAGCAGGCCATTAGCGGCATCGCCGACGCGATCGGCTCGTTCGTCGCCGACCCCGGAGCGTTCATCACGTCCCGGATCCTCGACCCCGTACGCAGCATGGTCGCGAGCATCGGATCCGGCAGCTGGGGGCAACTGGTCGCACAACTGCCCGTCAAGGTCGCGTCCGGTCTGATCGACAAGGCCAAAAGCATGGTCGGGAAACTGTTCACGCCGGCCGACACCGCCCAGGGCGGGCCGGTCAGCTGGCAGGGCGGCGCCGGCGTCGAACAATGGCGACCGCTCGTCCTCAAAGCCTTGAACATGCTCGGACAGCCCGCCACATGGGCCGACACCGTGCTGCGACGCATGAACCAGGAGTCCGGCGGCAACCCCAACGCCGTCAACAACTGGGATTCCAACGCCGCGGCCGGCATCCCCTCGCAGGGCCTCATGCAGACCATCCCGCCCACGTTCAACGCGTACGCGGGACCCTTTACAAGCAAGGGCATCCTCGACCCGATGGCCAACATCTACGCGGGCATCAACTATTCGATCCATCGCTACGGATCCATCGCCGGCATGAACCGGCCCGGAGGCTACTCGACCGGCGGCATCGTCCCCACCCGGACGGCCCTCTACGACAAGGGCGGATGGCTGCCGCAAGGCAGGACACTGGTCGAGAACCGGACCGGAGCGCCGGAACTGGTCCTCAACCCCGAACAGGCGAAAACGTACCGGCAGGACTCGCGCAACGTCGAATACAAGCCCACCTACATCATCCAGGGCCTGACCTGGGATGACGTGGAAGCGAAGATCACGGCGCGCAACCGCCATGACATGGCGCCGTTCAGCTAA
- a CDS encoding glycoside hydrolase family 16 protein, whose protein sequence is MSAPTPSPHVPAGYQYVWGDEFDGDGIDQQKWAYQGWGQGAIPYEKRQMVDPATDSKHIRVEDSVLHLTSVAEADGTVSGPRALQTTGGRFAFKYGYLEMRANISFTNGKWPALWGRSIAKTTDRREWRYFSELDFLEAVTWLDNDYLGTWNPNVQKWYEPSDGKTNAAWEGSYTPQQALTAGESKWAVYGFLWTPTLLRVSVDGVALKSYDLTRNYDRAGKHTTLLGNRDPHYLILNGYGAGGGAGKAGDMQVDYVRVYQRANEGAIYRTLYEPHAASATLSEDPNEADWLNYTRLWHATREGFTLAGWNTKPDGTGRMLQPGWRHNPPPGTTTLHAIWQPETPTDETSAGETPTADTTD, encoded by the coding sequence ATGAGCGCGCCGACACCAAGCCCGCACGTTCCGGCCGGCTACCAGTACGTGTGGGGCGACGAATTCGACGGTGACGGCATCGACCAGCAAAAGTGGGCGTACCAGGGCTGGGGACAGGGCGCCATCCCCTACGAGAAACGGCAGATGGTCGACCCGGCCACGGACTCCAAACACATCCGCGTCGAGGATTCCGTGCTGCATCTGACGAGCGTCGCGGAGGCGGACGGGACGGTCAGCGGGCCGCGCGCCCTGCAGACCACGGGAGGACGGTTCGCGTTCAAATACGGGTACCTGGAAATGCGCGCGAACATCAGCTTCACGAACGGCAAATGGCCCGCACTATGGGGACGCTCCATCGCGAAGACCACCGACCGGAGGGAATGGAGGTACTTCTCGGAGCTCGACTTCCTCGAGGCCGTCACATGGCTCGACAATGACTATCTCGGCACGTGGAACCCGAACGTGCAGAAATGGTACGAACCATCCGACGGCAAGACCAACGCCGCCTGGGAGGGCTCGTACACGCCACAGCAGGCATTGACCGCAGGCGAAAGCAAGTGGGCGGTCTACGGGTTCCTGTGGACCCCGACCCTGCTGCGCGTATCCGTGGACGGCGTGGCGCTCAAATCCTACGACCTGACCCGCAACTACGACCGGGCAGGCAAACACACGACCCTGTTGGGCAACCGCGACCCCCACTATCTCATCCTCAACGGGTACGGGGCCGGTGGCGGCGCGGGCAAGGCCGGCGACATGCAGGTCGACTACGTGCGCGTCTACCAACGGGCCAACGAGGGAGCCATCTACCGGACCCTCTACGAGCCGCACGCCGCCTCCGCGACCCTCAGCGAGGATCCCAACGAGGCCGACTGGCTCAACTACACGCGCCTGTGGCACGCCACCCGCGAGGGATTCACCCTCGCGGGATGGAACACCAAACCAGACGGCACCGGACGCATGCTCCAACCCGGGTGGCGACACAACCCACCACCCGGCACCACCACACTCCACGCCATCTGGCAACCCGAAACACCGACAGACGAAACATCGGCAGGCGAAACACCCACGGCGGACACGACGGACTGA